Proteins from a single region of Lates calcarifer isolate ASB-BC8 linkage group LG19, TLL_Latcal_v3, whole genome shotgun sequence:
- the zfyve21 gene encoding zinc finger FYVE domain-containing protein 21 isoform X2 has product MSSVPDGKKLVRSPSGLRMLPENGAFNSPFSLDEPQWVPDKECPRCMQCDTKFDFIRRKHHCRRCGRCFCDKCCSKKVALPRMCFVDPVRQCAECSLVSQKEMEFYDKQLKVLLAGGTFVVTLGSSEKSETMTCRLSNNHRYLFLDGESHFEVELSRISSMQILTDGTSPGGETSPVWDQRRDVSGQRHAAPLQADGLSGRPAAPHGGSRRQEGGVVMARCDAQGGQTAVRSSGPVT; this is encoded by the exons ATGTCTTCAGTGCCTGATGGAAAGAAGCTGGTCCGGAGCCCCAGCGGCCTCCGCATGCTGCCGGAAAACGGCGCCTTCAACAGCCCCTTCTCCCTGGACGAGCCGCAGTGGGTCCCGGATAAAGAG TGTCCGAGGTGTATGCAGTGCGACACCAAGTTCGACTTCATCAGGAGAaag CACCACTGTCGGCGGTGCGGCCGGTGTTTCTGTGATAAGTGCTGCAGTAAGAAGGTGGCGCTGCCCCGCATGTGTTTCGTCGATCCGGTGCGGCAGTGCGCCGAGTGCAGCCTGGTCTCCCAGAAAGAGATGGAGTTCTACGACAAGCAGCTCAAAGTGCTTCTGGCAG GCGGCACCTTCGTCGTCACTTTGGGATCGTCAGAGAAGTCTGAAACCATGACGTGTCGCCTCTCCAACAACCACAG GTATCTGTTCCTGGACGGTGAAAGCCACTTCGAGGTGGAGCTGTCTCGGATCTCCAGCATGCAGATTCTGACAGACGGGACGAGTCCAGGAGGTGAGACGAGTCCTGTGTGGGATCAGAG gcggGACGTCTCGGGCCAGCGGCATGCTGCTCCATTACAAGCCGATGGGCTCTCAGGACGCCCAGCAGCTCCGCATGGAGGCAGCAGACGACAAGAAGGTGGCGTCGTTATGGCTCGCTGCGATGCACAAG gcGGCCAAACTGCTGTACGAAGCTCGGGACCAGTGACGTGA
- the zfyve21 gene encoding zinc finger FYVE domain-containing protein 21 isoform X1 has protein sequence MSSVPDGKKLVRSPSGLRMLPENGAFNSPFSLDEPQWVPDKECPRCMQCDTKFDFIRRKHHCRRCGRCFCDKCCSKKVALPRMCFVDPVRQCAECSLVSQKEMEFYDKQLKVLLAGGTFVVTLGSSEKSETMTCRLSNNHRYLFLDGESHFEVELSRISSMQILTDGTSPGENDIHTYTSLLDSHYISEGGTSRASGMLLHYKPMGSQDAQQLRMEAADDKKVASLWLAAMHKAAKLLYEARDQ, from the exons ATGTCTTCAGTGCCTGATGGAAAGAAGCTGGTCCGGAGCCCCAGCGGCCTCCGCATGCTGCCGGAAAACGGCGCCTTCAACAGCCCCTTCTCCCTGGACGAGCCGCAGTGGGTCCCGGATAAAGAG TGTCCGAGGTGTATGCAGTGCGACACCAAGTTCGACTTCATCAGGAGAaag CACCACTGTCGGCGGTGCGGCCGGTGTTTCTGTGATAAGTGCTGCAGTAAGAAGGTGGCGCTGCCCCGCATGTGTTTCGTCGATCCGGTGCGGCAGTGCGCCGAGTGCAGCCTGGTCTCCCAGAAAGAGATGGAGTTCTACGACAAGCAGCTCAAAGTGCTTCTGGCAG GCGGCACCTTCGTCGTCACTTTGGGATCGTCAGAGAAGTCTGAAACCATGACGTGTCGCCTCTCCAACAACCACAG GTATCTGTTCCTGGACGGTGAAAGCCACTTCGAGGTGGAGCTGTCTCGGATCTCCAGCATGCAGATTCTGACAGACGGGACGAGTCCAGGAG AGAATGACATTCACACTTACACCAGTCTGCTGGACAGTCACTATATCTCTGAAG gcggGACGTCTCGGGCCAGCGGCATGCTGCTCCATTACAAGCCGATGGGCTCTCAGGACGCCCAGCAGCTCCGCATGGAGGCAGCAGACGACAAGAAGGTGGCGTCGTTATGGCTCGCTGCGATGCACAAG gcGGCCAAACTGCTGTACGAAGCTCGGGACCAGTGA
- the zfyve21 gene encoding zinc finger FYVE domain-containing protein 21 isoform X3, whose protein sequence is MSSVPDGKKLVRSPSGLRMLPENGAFNSPFSLDEPQWVPDKECPRCMQCDTKFDFIRRKHHCRRCGRCFCDKCCSKKVALPRMCFVDPVRQCAECSLVSQKEMEFYDKQLKVLLAGGTFVVTLGSSEKSETMTCRLSNNHRYLFLDGESHFEVELSRISSMQILTDGTSPGGGTSRASGMLLHYKPMGSQDAQQLRMEAADDKKVASLWLAAMHKAAKLLYEARDQ, encoded by the exons ATGTCTTCAGTGCCTGATGGAAAGAAGCTGGTCCGGAGCCCCAGCGGCCTCCGCATGCTGCCGGAAAACGGCGCCTTCAACAGCCCCTTCTCCCTGGACGAGCCGCAGTGGGTCCCGGATAAAGAG TGTCCGAGGTGTATGCAGTGCGACACCAAGTTCGACTTCATCAGGAGAaag CACCACTGTCGGCGGTGCGGCCGGTGTTTCTGTGATAAGTGCTGCAGTAAGAAGGTGGCGCTGCCCCGCATGTGTTTCGTCGATCCGGTGCGGCAGTGCGCCGAGTGCAGCCTGGTCTCCCAGAAAGAGATGGAGTTCTACGACAAGCAGCTCAAAGTGCTTCTGGCAG GCGGCACCTTCGTCGTCACTTTGGGATCGTCAGAGAAGTCTGAAACCATGACGTGTCGCCTCTCCAACAACCACAG GTATCTGTTCCTGGACGGTGAAAGCCACTTCGAGGTGGAGCTGTCTCGGATCTCCAGCATGCAGATTCTGACAGACGGGACGAGTCCAGGAG gcggGACGTCTCGGGCCAGCGGCATGCTGCTCCATTACAAGCCGATGGGCTCTCAGGACGCCCAGCAGCTCCGCATGGAGGCAGCAGACGACAAGAAGGTGGCGTCGTTATGGCTCGCTGCGATGCACAAG gcGGCCAAACTGCTGTACGAAGCTCGGGACCAGTGA